One Alkalicoccus halolimnae DNA segment encodes these proteins:
- the cudC gene encoding choline uptake/conversion transcriptional regulator CudC has translation MNESAETSRKKIEDAKDKVIGAIAETMDLYGVTPAAANLYATMYFKDQMTLDEMRTELEMSKPSMSTSVRKLQEIEMVKKTYTRGSRKHTYAAEKNFFRSFMVFYCQMWEREVKMNMEAIEEAQADLVDVMKDSSSTPEMVTESKKYYDQLEDSKAYYHWLDDLVASIRSGEIFEFLPKDPKK, from the coding sequence ATGAACGAATCTGCGGAAACATCCAGAAAAAAAATTGAAGACGCAAAAGATAAAGTCATCGGTGCTATTGCAGAAACAATGGATTTATACGGGGTCACTCCCGCTGCTGCAAATTTGTATGCGACGATGTACTTTAAAGATCAGATGACGCTCGATGAAATGCGGACGGAGCTTGAAATGAGCAAACCGAGCATGAGTACAAGTGTCCGTAAGCTGCAGGAAATCGAGATGGTGAAAAAAACCTACACCCGCGGCTCCAGAAAACATACGTATGCAGCCGAGAAAAATTTTTTCCGTTCCTTTATGGTTTTTTACTGCCAGATGTGGGAACGGGAAGTCAAAATGAACATGGAAGCCATTGAAGAAGCCCAGGCAGATTTAGTTGACGTCATGAAGGATTCCTCCAGCACGCCGGAGATGGTGACAGAGTCCAAAAAATACTATGACCAGCTTGAAGATTCCAAAGCCTACTATCACTGGCTGGATGACCTTGTCGCAAGTATCCGGTCCGGGGAAATATTTGAGTTTCTCCCGAAAGATCCTAAAAAGTAA
- the betB gene encoding betaine-aldehyde dehydrogenase, whose protein sequence is MNLKLQHYINGKWTDAQSGSTRDIINPFNQEIIAAVPEGDENDAKAAIAAAREAFDNGGWSSTPATERGTIVRKIAELIERDREELAELESLDTGKTVEESRGDMDDIAGVFRYYAEIADKNGGELIASPVPDSLSKVVHEPVGVCGQITPWNYPLLQASWKLAPALATGNTLIMKPSEITPLTTVKVFQLMEEAGVPAGVANLVLGAGGTVGAELAGSVDVDLISFTGGIVTGKKIMQAASVNVKKLALELGGKNPNIIFADADFDIAVDQALNGVFFHAGQICSAGTRLIVEESIHDEFVNALVERVKNFKLGSGFDEDTQMGPLISAEHLAKVEEYVKNGKEEGATLAVGGSRPEEPELQDGFFYLPTIFTDCTTDMHVVQEEAFGPVITVEKFQTEKEAVKIANDSIYGLAGGVWTNDTTKAERCAANMRMGTVWINEFNLYFPHAPWGGYKQSGIGRELGKLGIEEYTETKHIFQNLKPAPLNWF, encoded by the coding sequence TTGAATTTAAAACTACAGCACTATATTAACGGCAAATGGACAGATGCACAGTCCGGCAGCACGCGGGATATTATTAACCCTTTTAATCAGGAAATTATCGCAGCGGTTCCGGAAGGAGACGAGAACGATGCCAAAGCAGCGATTGCGGCCGCAAGAGAAGCATTTGATAACGGCGGATGGTCTTCCACGCCGGCAACGGAGCGGGGGACTATCGTACGAAAAATTGCGGAGCTCATTGAACGTGACAGAGAAGAGCTGGCGGAACTGGAATCACTCGATACCGGAAAAACAGTAGAAGAAAGCCGGGGCGACATGGATGATATTGCCGGCGTCTTCCGATATTATGCCGAAATAGCAGACAAAAACGGAGGAGAGCTGATCGCTTCTCCTGTACCGGACTCCCTCAGTAAAGTCGTTCACGAGCCGGTGGGCGTGTGCGGTCAGATTACACCTTGGAATTATCCACTGCTTCAGGCGTCCTGGAAGCTGGCCCCGGCACTTGCGACGGGCAATACGCTTATCATGAAGCCGAGTGAAATCACTCCGCTTACGACAGTAAAAGTATTTCAACTGATGGAGGAAGCGGGCGTCCCTGCTGGAGTCGCAAACCTCGTTCTCGGCGCAGGAGGCACAGTCGGTGCAGAGCTCGCCGGTAGTGTTGATGTGGATCTTATTTCCTTTACCGGAGGCATTGTCACCGGCAAGAAAATTATGCAGGCGGCAAGTGTGAATGTGAAAAAGCTTGCTCTTGAACTCGGCGGAAAAAATCCGAATATTATCTTTGCGGATGCGGATTTTGATATCGCGGTAGACCAGGCGTTAAACGGCGTATTTTTCCACGCAGGGCAGATCTGCTCGGCCGGTACAAGGTTAATCGTAGAAGAAAGTATTCACGATGAATTTGTGAACGCACTCGTCGAGCGGGTGAAGAACTTTAAGCTCGGCAGCGGTTTTGATGAAGATACGCAGATGGGGCCGCTTATTTCGGCAGAGCACCTTGCTAAAGTAGAGGAATACGTGAAAAATGGGAAAGAGGAAGGTGCAACCCTTGCAGTCGGCGGGAGCCGTCCAGAGGAGCCGGAGCTGCAGGACGGATTTTTCTACCTGCCTACGATATTCACAGACTGCACGACAGACATGCACGTCGTGCAGGAGGAAGCGTTCGGTCCTGTTATTACGGTCGAAAAATTTCAGACTGAAAAAGAAGCCGTCAAGATTGCGAACGACTCTATCTACGGCCTTGCCGGCGGCGTCTGGACAAACGACACTACAAAAGCAGAGCGCTGTGCTGCAAACATGCGCATGGGGACGGTATGGATTAATGAATTCAACTTGTATTTCCCGCACGCGCCGTGGGGCGGATACAAGCAGTCCGGTATTGGAAGGGAGCTCGGAAAACTCGGTATTGAAGAATACACCGAAACAAAGCACATCTTCCAGAACTTGAAACCTGCACCGCTCAACTGGTTCTAA
- a CDS encoding EVE domain-containing protein — MMKFKNSHVVINTNYKHNPQAHSEMLREGKAAAYYHPWKEKIKRIQKGDKVFLYQSGRGIVAIGIGTGVVDAKDYKGQVDEEYFTSLNSFQKLKAPLSAREMKEIAGKNIVFQQTYLSLDEEAGEKIWTYITQNYLEEPTDKK; from the coding sequence GTGATGAAGTTCAAGAACTCCCATGTGGTAATAAATACAAATTACAAACATAACCCCCAGGCCCACAGCGAGATGCTGAGAGAAGGGAAAGCAGCGGCTTATTATCATCCTTGGAAAGAAAAAATCAAACGTATTCAGAAAGGGGATAAAGTCTTTTTGTACCAGAGCGGAAGAGGCATTGTCGCCATAGGTATCGGTACCGGTGTGGTGGATGCAAAAGACTACAAAGGGCAGGTGGATGAAGAATACTTCACGTCGCTGAATTCGTTTCAGAAACTGAAGGCCCCTCTTTCCGCAAGAGAAATGAAAGAGATTGCCGGAAAAAACATAGTTTTTCAGCAGACTTATTTATCACTGGATGAAGAAGCTGGAGAAAAAATCTGGACATACATTACACAAAATTATCTAGAAGAGCCAACTGATAAGAAATAA
- a CDS encoding 2-oxo acid dehydrogenase subunit E2, with protein MKQPGKYRINSFPSSRISTIDIGAASKRKHYIRALIELDVTDARQLILEKKKQKQNVSFNAWFIKCISKTVEECKELHGVRKGKKKVVIFEDIDISIMIEREVEGEKVPLPYVIRKTNEKEMAEIHEEIKAAQAQAVDGEGDFVLGEKKNAYLMKAYYAMPGFARGFVWKKIIGDPFLTKQYMGTVMITSVGMIGKINGWVLPMSIHPLSFAVGSIIKKPGVKDGRIEIREYLFVTAAVDHNVIDGAPAVRALSKLIKLVEKGEGL; from the coding sequence ATGAAACAGCCAGGAAAATATCGAATAAATTCTTTTCCCTCAAGCAGAATATCGACAATTGATATTGGAGCTGCCAGTAAAAGAAAACATTATATAAGGGCATTAATCGAGCTGGATGTAACAGATGCCCGGCAGTTGATTCTTGAAAAAAAGAAGCAGAAACAGAACGTTTCTTTTAACGCCTGGTTCATTAAATGCATTAGTAAAACAGTAGAAGAATGCAAAGAGCTTCATGGAGTCAGGAAAGGGAAGAAAAAAGTCGTTATTTTCGAGGATATTGATATATCCATCATGATTGAAAGAGAGGTCGAAGGAGAAAAAGTGCCGCTGCCTTATGTGATTCGAAAGACCAATGAAAAGGAAATGGCAGAGATTCATGAAGAAATAAAAGCAGCACAGGCACAGGCTGTCGACGGCGAAGGGGATTTCGTTTTAGGAGAGAAGAAAAACGCATATTTAATGAAAGCCTATTATGCTATGCCCGGGTTCGCCAGAGGATTTGTCTGGAAAAAAATTATTGGAGATCCTTTTTTGACAAAACAGTACATGGGGACTGTGATGATTACTTCTGTAGGGATGATAGGAAAAATTAATGGCTGGGTTCTCCCCATGAGCATTCACCCCCTTTCTTTTGCAGTTGGTTCCATTATTAAAAAGCCGGGAGTAAAAGATGGTAGAATCGAAATAAGGGAATATCTTTTCGTAACAGCTGCCGTTGACCATAATGTCATCGACGGAGCACCTGCAGTCAGAGCTTTATCGAAGCTGATAAAGCTGGTCGAAAAGGGAGAAGGGTTATGA
- a CDS encoding DMT family transporter, translating to MQAKGLFLIILAAVCWGISGGIAAILIAEGWDPIVISFYRGAVGFLCFFAWFLVRFGESRHVSRRTFIWSMLAGVGVAGNFSFYFLSIEASSVAVAATLMYTAPIFVLLTSFLLKIERSTWFKWGCIASVLMGIFLLTGSYDISSLSVSYLGTAAGLAAGLSYALFIFGFKNASAYGKPQTILTLAFFSFCIILIFFADKNEAARVVLSGDLGWFLLLGLIGAGLSFIFYVVGIRYTAPTTASMVAMVEPVTASLFVVLLLGDHLTVIQLLGMLIILLTVTVLSRKQIK from the coding sequence ATGCAGGCTAAAGGGTTATTTTTAATTATACTGGCCGCTGTATGCTGGGGCATCAGCGGGGGGATTGCTGCTATTTTAATAGCTGAAGGCTGGGATCCCATCGTCATCTCCTTTTACCGGGGCGCTGTCGGATTTTTATGTTTTTTTGCGTGGTTTCTCGTTCGCTTCGGAGAAAGCCGGCACGTGTCCAGGCGTACATTCATCTGGTCTATGCTTGCCGGTGTGGGAGTAGCCGGCAATTTCTCCTTTTATTTTCTAAGTATCGAGGCCTCCAGTGTTGCTGTTGCCGCTACGCTGATGTATACCGCTCCTATATTCGTTCTGTTAACTTCTTTTTTACTGAAAATAGAGCGTTCGACATGGTTTAAATGGGGATGTATTGCCAGTGTGCTGATGGGGATTTTCCTGCTTACAGGGTCCTATGATATCTCTTCCCTTTCCGTGAGCTACCTCGGAACAGCTGCGGGGCTTGCTGCGGGGCTTTCCTATGCGTTATTTATTTTCGGATTTAAAAATGCCTCTGCCTATGGAAAGCCGCAGACGATCCTGACACTCGCTTTCTTTTCTTTTTGTATTATCCTTATTTTCTTTGCAGATAAAAATGAAGCTGCCAGGGTTGTTCTATCAGGTGATTTAGGTTGGTTTCTTCTATTAGGACTTATCGGTGCAGGCCTTTCGTTTATCTTTTATGTGGTTGGTATTCGATATACGGCACCGACCACTGCTTCGATGGTCGCTATGGTAGAACCGGTGACAGCTTCTTTGTTTGTCGTTCTTCTTCTCGGAGATCACCTCACCGTCATCCAGCTTCTCGGTATGCTGATCATCCTGCTTACGGTTACCGTTCTCAGCAGGAAGCAGATCAAATAA
- a CDS encoding gamma-glutamyltransferase family protein: MGDRSKSTVSLKTPLSIAYVFTAAAILPLLVSGCSPEEDPVEAPDNSNDTEENVQENETSQPESEENENADNETNTEETSLLTSYGVSAGHPDAVDAGMEVLENGGSAVDAAVAAAYAVSVVEPFASGIGGGGVALIHEQGEDPQAYDYREVVPEEGIPDSDIGVPGFVAGMMELHGDFGSAEWEDLLDPAISLAESAEVSELLSQQLQSGQGRLPAEQLAHFYPEGVPLSEGAELEQAELAASLEAIHDSGGESFYEGALAEELASQIEGVDTDSLAGFEVGRHEPATGEFASYEIVAAPPPLPGINVIQMLQMLEAKEIAEMDRNSTAFIHHTAMSWRIARQFLETDLGDPGFVEVPVEDLTDSSRNASIAEEISSESLTAVDSGGSYGGFDPNTTHISVVDAEGTVVSMTNTNTNFWGSGVYAEGFFLNNQMARFSIGQDGVNEPEPGRRSVTWSSPMIAADEEGPVLAIGSPGGERIPIMLTQVIADWAGSGADLEEAVQAPRFQLDEDALIMEEPPDSEQQDELLSIGYSEIREPPTPLYFGSMQVLEIDRGTGEITGALDERREGDWRVESTE; this comes from the coding sequence ATGGGTGACAGAAGCAAGTCCACCGTTTCTTTAAAGACCCCTCTTTCCATCGCTTATGTCTTTACTGCCGCTGCTATTTTACCCCTGCTCGTAAGCGGGTGCTCTCCGGAAGAAGATCCGGTAGAAGCTCCCGACAATTCCAACGATACGGAGGAGAATGTTCAGGAAAATGAGACTTCCCAGCCCGAATCTGAAGAAAATGAGAATGCCGACAATGAAACAAATACAGAGGAAACTTCTCTATTAACTTCTTATGGAGTTAGTGCCGGGCATCCGGACGCGGTCGACGCAGGTATGGAAGTTCTTGAGAATGGAGGCAGTGCGGTCGACGCTGCTGTAGCGGCTGCTTACGCCGTTTCGGTAGTTGAGCCGTTCGCTTCCGGGATCGGCGGCGGGGGCGTAGCACTTATTCACGAACAGGGAGAGGACCCCCAGGCATATGACTATCGGGAAGTTGTTCCGGAGGAAGGGATACCTGACTCAGATATCGGCGTGCCGGGGTTTGTGGCCGGCATGATGGAACTGCACGGGGATTTCGGCTCAGCAGAATGGGAAGACCTGCTTGATCCTGCAATTTCCCTTGCTGAAAGTGCGGAAGTTTCTGAACTGCTGTCCCAGCAGCTCCAATCAGGCCAGGGGCGTCTTCCTGCAGAGCAGCTCGCACATTTTTATCCTGAGGGAGTTCCTTTAAGTGAAGGTGCCGAGCTGGAGCAGGCAGAACTGGCAGCGTCTCTGGAAGCAATACACGACAGCGGAGGGGAATCTTTTTACGAAGGAGCTCTCGCTGAGGAGCTGGCTTCTCAGATAGAAGGGGTGGACACTGATTCTCTTGCTGGCTTTGAAGTGGGCCGTCACGAGCCTGCCACGGGGGAATTCGCATCGTATGAAATCGTCGCTGCCCCTCCCCCGCTTCCCGGAATCAACGTGATTCAAATGCTGCAGATGCTTGAAGCAAAAGAAATTGCAGAGATGGATCGAAACAGTACGGCTTTCATTCACCATACGGCGATGTCCTGGCGCATCGCAAGACAGTTTCTCGAAACGGACCTTGGAGATCCCGGGTTTGTAGAAGTACCTGTAGAGGATTTAACTGATTCTTCCCGCAACGCTTCTATTGCAGAGGAGATTTCCAGTGAATCTTTGACTGCCGTGGATTCCGGCGGGTCCTACGGGGGATTTGACCCGAATACGACCCATATTTCCGTCGTCGATGCGGAGGGGACTGTGGTTTCCATGACAAATACAAATACGAACTTCTGGGGTTCCGGCGTCTATGCAGAAGGTTTCTTTCTCAATAATCAAATGGCCAGATTCAGTATTGGTCAAGATGGAGTGAATGAACCCGAGCCCGGAAGACGCTCCGTAACGTGGTCCTCCCCGATGATAGCCGCTGATGAGGAAGGGCCGGTTCTGGCAATCGGAAGCCCCGGTGGCGAAAGAATCCCGATCATGCTCACGCAGGTGATCGCAGACTGGGCGGGAAGCGGTGCTGACCTGGAAGAAGCCGTCCAGGCCCCTCGTTTTCAGCTGGATGAGGATGCGCTTATTATGGAAGAGCCTCCAGATTCGGAGCAGCAGGACGAACTGCTTTCTATCGGATACAGTGAAATTCGTGAGCCACCGACGCCTCTTTATTTTGGATCTATGCAGGTATTGGAAATTGACCGCGGAACGGGAGAGATAACAGGAGCACTCGACGAGCGGCGCGAAGGAGACTGGCGGGTGGAAAGTACAGAATAA
- a CDS encoding DUF418 domain-containing protein, which translates to MASTENTAKGERIEILDRLRGFALLGILLMNFPGLAGVASDSQPLLRSFLEILIKDSARPLFAAMFGISIALIYDRTRERQRNPYPLLIRRLAILGIAGAVHGYAVWAGDILMMFAMAGFVLLFFLKLQDKWLLLLGLAFWLLYTVGLDFLNHYTPYLFDLETGMKSLGGEGIPGYTYLLREFSSMVSHLGFFLLGKYMYRKEAFSYMEANRRKMWVTAFFFFTVGFFGKTAMMEMPENLFINSLQTFFPFVLTIGVTIGVILLGTSPKRVSRLLHPFTAVGRTTFTNYLMQSVVFVTIFANAGRTIFRDVGIWSDPGYYFALSIAVSLFLAQMIISHFWLKKFYYGPFEWVWRAGTHGKFVSFRR; encoded by the coding sequence ATGGCCTCTACTGAAAATACAGCAAAAGGGGAAAGAATAGAAATACTGGACCGGCTGCGGGGGTTCGCTTTATTAGGAATATTATTAATGAATTTCCCGGGTCTTGCAGGGGTTGCCTCTGATTCTCAACCTCTGCTTCGAAGTTTTTTGGAAATTTTAATCAAAGATAGTGCCAGACCTTTATTTGCCGCTATGTTTGGCATCAGTATCGCCCTTATTTATGATAGAACGAGGGAACGCCAGCGGAATCCATATCCGCTGCTGATTCGAAGGCTGGCCATTCTTGGTATTGCCGGAGCGGTTCACGGCTATGCTGTCTGGGCTGGAGATATCCTGATGATGTTTGCCATGGCAGGATTTGTGCTGCTTTTCTTTTTAAAGCTTCAGGATAAATGGCTTCTCTTACTGGGACTCGCGTTCTGGCTCCTTTATACGGTAGGCCTCGATTTTCTCAATCACTATACCCCTTATCTATTTGATTTGGAAACAGGGATGAAATCACTAGGGGGAGAAGGGATACCAGGCTACACGTACCTCCTTCGAGAGTTTTCTTCCATGGTCAGTCACCTGGGATTCTTTCTGCTCGGCAAGTATATGTATCGGAAAGAGGCTTTTTCTTATATGGAGGCGAACCGCCGTAAAATGTGGGTTACCGCTTTCTTCTTTTTCACTGTCGGGTTCTTTGGAAAAACTGCCATGATGGAAATGCCGGAAAATCTTTTCATTAACAGTTTACAAACCTTTTTCCCGTTTGTTCTCACTATCGGAGTGACGATTGGAGTAATACTTCTAGGAACGAGTCCGAAGCGGGTCTCCAGGCTGCTGCATCCCTTTACAGCGGTAGGAAGAACGACATTCACCAATTACCTTATGCAGTCGGTTGTGTTTGTTACGATCTTCGCAAATGCAGGAAGAACGATCTTCCGGGACGTCGGTATCTGGTCAGACCCGGGCTACTATTTTGCTCTTAGTATCGCAGTCTCACTGTTTCTCGCCCAAATGATCATCAGTCACTTCTGGTTAAAAAAATTTTATTACGGCCCGTTTGAATGGGTATGGAGAGCCGGCACCCATGGAAAGTTTGTTTCTTTCAGAAGATGA
- a CDS encoding flavodoxin family protein, translated as MVKALYLNGSLKNSSEPSHTSGLLHKATEWFTHLGVETEEIRLADYRILPGMAPDMGEGDEWPQIMQKVLAADILIVATPIWIGEKSSVSTLAMERLYASSGEKNSEGQAIYYNKVGGAVVTGNEDGAKESAKSILYGLSHIGFTVPPNVDAYWVGEAGPGPSYLETGQDNAFTIKNTKMMVHNLVHFARMLKENPIPAEGNTGE; from the coding sequence ATGGTAAAAGCGCTGTATTTGAACGGATCCCTAAAGAACAGCAGCGAGCCTTCCCACACATCGGGCCTGCTTCACAAAGCGACGGAATGGTTTACTCACCTGGGGGTGGAAACAGAAGAAATTCGTTTAGCGGACTACCGCATTCTTCCCGGAATGGCACCGGATATGGGAGAGGGGGATGAGTGGCCGCAAATTATGCAAAAGGTGCTGGCGGCTGATATTTTAATCGTCGCCACGCCCATTTGGATCGGAGAAAAAAGCAGTGTCTCAACGCTTGCGATGGAACGGCTATATGCCTCCAGCGGAGAAAAGAACAGCGAAGGACAGGCGATTTATTACAATAAGGTGGGAGGAGCCGTCGTAACAGGGAATGAAGACGGCGCGAAAGAATCAGCGAAATCGATTCTGTACGGGCTGTCCCATATCGGCTTCACTGTCCCGCCGAACGTAGACGCCTACTGGGTAGGAGAAGCAGGTCCGGGACCGTCTTATCTGGAAACCGGGCAGGACAACGCCTTCACGATCAAAAATACTAAAATGATGGTCCACAACCTCGTTCACTTTGCCCGTATGCTGAAAGAAAACCCGATTCCTGCAGAAGGGAATACAGGAGAGTAA
- a CDS encoding TlpA family protein disulfide reductase, with translation MLLDKIENIALTDLEGNTVSLHDFHGKKTLIFMWASW, from the coding sequence ATGTTGCTAGACAAAATTGAAAATATCGCCTTAACTGATTTAGAAGGAAATACCGTCTCCCTTCATGATTTTCACGGTAAAAAGACGTTAATTTTTATGTGGGCTTCCTGGTGA
- a CDS encoding thioredoxin family protein, protein MFQFKKIPNGIFIDEEGTIRLLKEGFDVADPADVKAVEQLISGEAETVNFDKSHNGSQETGLELQLAQTKYKLGMEYARQKRDTEALKELDDAVLLDPDNFTIRKQRWQIRFPEKFGSEIDFDWQQEQLQKEKKQEDLHRSQGLVCGPDGCFLPGS, encoded by the coding sequence TTGTTTCAGTTCAAAAAAATCCCTAATGGAATATTTATTGATGAAGAAGGTACGATCCGGCTGCTCAAAGAAGGATTCGATGTGGCAGACCCTGCGGATGTCAAAGCGGTGGAACAGTTGATCAGCGGGGAAGCAGAAACGGTGAATTTTGATAAAAGTCATAATGGCAGCCAGGAAACCGGTCTTGAACTTCAGCTGGCCCAGACCAAATACAAACTGGGTATGGAGTACGCCAGACAGAAGAGAGACACGGAAGCGTTGAAAGAGCTGGACGATGCTGTTCTATTGGACCCGGATAATTTTACGATACGGAAACAGCGCTGGCAGATCCGTTTTCCGGAAAAATTTGGTTCTGAAATTGATTTTGACTGGCAGCAGGAGCAGCTTCAAAAAGAAAAAAAGCAGGAAGATCTTCATAGAAGCCAGGGACTGGTCTGCGGGCCGGATGGCTGCTTTCTTCCTGGAAGCTAA
- a CDS encoding TVP38/TMEM64 family protein gives MKNKRLWIKIILSLLIFGTVAYITHSYYDISPQAIREFILSFGWWGPVVFFFIYTIGPLVFLPTSVLSLGAGLAFGVWPGVLYIMLGASGAAVTGYIMARFFGSSVIKIDQYAWSEKVFKQMDKRGFMYVFVLRLIPVVSFDLLSFLAGFAKVKFNYYMIATVIGIIPGVFAYGFLGASIASGEAVMIFAAIGVFIVLLGITYYFRSHVKRYLGLADE, from the coding sequence ATGAAAAACAAACGTTTATGGATCAAAATTATTCTGTCCTTACTTATATTCGGCACCGTCGCCTATATTACCCATTCTTATTATGACATTAGCCCGCAGGCTATTCGGGAATTCATTCTTTCCTTCGGATGGTGGGGCCCGGTCGTTTTTTTCTTCATCTACACAATCGGCCCTCTTGTATTTCTGCCTACTTCTGTCTTATCTCTTGGTGCAGGACTGGCATTCGGGGTTTGGCCTGGTGTCCTGTATATCATGCTCGGAGCCTCCGGAGCAGCCGTTACAGGCTATATTATGGCTCGCTTCTTTGGGAGCTCTGTCATAAAAATAGACCAGTACGCCTGGTCGGAAAAGGTCTTCAAACAAATGGACAAACGGGGATTTATGTACGTGTTTGTCCTCCGCCTCATCCCTGTCGTCAGTTTTGATCTGCTCAGTTTCTTAGCCGGTTTTGCCAAAGTGAAATTCAATTATTACATGATTGCCACCGTTATCGGAATTATTCCAGGCGTGTTCGCCTACGGCTTTTTAGGAGCGAGCATCGCCTCCGGGGAGGCAGTGATGATTTTCGCTGCTATAGGGGTATTTATTGTCCTGCTCGGAATCACTTATTACTTCCGCAGCCATGTAAAGCGGTATCTTGGACTGGCAGACGAATAA
- a CDS encoding DMT family transporter, which produces MKYAGVGLVMMAAVFWGISGGIGDILMDKGWDPIVISFYRGAVGFICFSIWFLLRFKKNLNISKRVFTWSLLAGVGVAGNFSFYYLSIEASSVPVAATLMYTAPVFVLLASFIFRIERSTWFKWGCIASVLTGIILLTGAYNPESISVSFLGTAAGLAAGLSYAVFIFGFKNASAAGRPQAILTIAFFSFCVVLLFFSDRNQAFSVVTSDDIGWFILLGLVGAGVSFIFYVIGIRMTAPTTASMVAMVEPVTASLFGVLLLGDFLNIIQLLGMALILLTVTFLSVKQAG; this is translated from the coding sequence ATGAAATATGCAGGTGTAGGTTTAGTGATGATGGCTGCTGTATTCTGGGGGATCAGCGGAGGAATTGGTGATATTTTAATGGACAAGGGCTGGGACCCTATCGTGATTTCCTTTTACAGAGGGGCTGTTGGGTTTATATGCTTCTCCATATGGTTTCTCTTACGCTTCAAAAAGAATTTGAATATTTCCAAGCGTGTGTTCACCTGGTCGCTTTTAGCCGGTGTCGGCGTAGCTGGAAACTTTTCATTTTATTATTTGAGTATCGAAGCCTCCAGCGTTCCTGTAGCAGCTACATTAATGTACACCGCTCCTGTGTTTGTTCTGTTAGCTTCTTTTATATTTCGCATAGAACGTTCAACCTGGTTTAAATGGGGCTGTATTGCCAGCGTACTAACGGGAATTATCCTGCTTACGGGTGCTTATAATCCCGAATCGATTTCCGTCAGTTTCCTCGGAACAGCAGCGGGGCTTGCAGCCGGTCTTTCCTACGCTGTGTTTATCTTCGGTTTTAAAAATGCCTCCGCTGCAGGAAGACCGCAGGCTATTTTGACTATCGCCTTCTTTTCTTTCTGTGTCGTCCTTCTTTTCTTTTCGGATAGGAATCAAGCTTTCAGTGTCGTAACATCGGACGATATTGGATGGTTTATTCTGTTAGGGCTTGTCGGGGCCGGTGTTTCATTTATATTTTATGTGATTGGTATCCGGATGACGGCACCTACTACAGCTTCGATGGTCGCCATGGTCGAACCGGTCACTGCTTCGTTATTTGGTGTCCTGCTGCTGGGCGATTTTTTGAACATCATTCAGCTTCTTGGTATGGCACTCATCCTGCTTACAGTCACGTTCCTAAGTGTAAAGCAGGCCGGGTAA